Sequence from the Saccharopolyspora pogona genome:
CGAGGCCAGTCCCCAGCGCCGCACATCGGACACGCACAACGCGGGGACTCCGGAGCCCAAGGTTCCGCCACCCGCACCGCCACGCAAACGAGTTCGGCGACAGCCTTCAGGAGGATGCGATGAAGTTCGGGATTTCCACGTTCATCACCGACGAGGGGATCGGCGCGGCGGATCTGGGCCGGGCCGTCGAGGAACGCGGGTTCGACTCGCTGTTCGTCGCCGAGCACACGCACATCCCGGCCAGCCGGGAGTCTCCCTACCCGGCCGGCGGCGAGCTGCCCCGGATCTACTACCGCACGCTGGACCCGTTCGTCGCGCTAGCGGCGGTCGCCGCGGTCACGGAGCGGCTGTTGGTGGCCACCGGGATCGCGCTGGTCGTCGAGCGCGATCCGATCACCACCGCCAAGGATGTCGCCAGCCTGGACCTGATCTCCGGCGGCCGGATGATCTTCGGCGTCGGGGCTGGCTGGAACCGCGAGGAGATGCGCAACCACGGCACCGACCCGGCGACCCGCGGCGCGCTGATGGACGAGCGGATCCGGGCGATGCGGGAGATCTGGACCAAGGACGCGGCCGAGTTCCACGGCGAGCACGTCGACTTCGACCCGATCTACTCCTGGCCGAAGCCGGTGCAGCGGCCGCACCCGCCGATCTACGTCGGCGGGGAGAGCGAGCGGTCGTTCGCACGGGTCGCCGAGTACGGCGGCGGCTGGCTTCCGCGCGGCGGCACCGAAAACCTCGGAGAACTGGTGGCGAAGGTGCGCGACCGGGCGGGCTGGCGGGTGCCGGTCGCGGTCTACGCGGCGCCGCGCGATCCGGCGGTCCTGGAGTCCTACGCGGCGGCCGAGGTGGACCGCACGCTGTTCTACCTGCCGACCCGCCCGCGCGATGAATCCTCGCGCAGGCTGGACGAACTGGCCGAACTCGCCGAAAGCCTCGGCTGAACGGGCGGTCGCGAACCTCGCCGGACGCCGGTGACCCGAAGTCAGCCGTGTCTTACATCCTGGTTACTTCCGGGCAACGGGCTGGACATTCGGGGACATGCAAGTCGATCCTCGTGTCTGCTTTGCCAGTCGTATCCACACAGCACAACGGAGAAATGGGGTCTGGGGACGGTGGCTGAGATAACGGCACCGAGCACTGGGGCGGCTCGGAAGCGCAAGATGAGTTCCAAGGAAAACGCCATCTGGGTGCTGGTGGCGGTCGTCGGCGCGATTTCGTGGGGCGTCATCGCACTGGTCCGCGGCGAGGAGATCTCCGCGGCCTGGCTGGTGTTCGCGGCGCTCGCCTCGTACGCCATCGCCTACCGCTTCTACGCGCGGTTCATCACCTACAAGGTCCTGAAGGTCGACGACACGCGCGCGACGCCGGCGGAGCGGCTGAACAACGGCACCGACTTCCAGCCGACCGACCGCCGGGTCCTCTTCGGCCACCACTTCGCGGCGATCGCCGGGGCCGGCCCGCTGGTGGGCCCGGTGCTGGCCGCGCAGATGGGTTATCTGCCGGGCACCATCTGGATCATCATCGGCGTCATCTTCGCCGGCGCGGTGCAGGACATGGTGGTGCTGTTCCTCTCCACCCGCCGCAACGGCCGCAGCCTCGGACAGATGGCCCGCGAGGAGATCGGCCCGGTGGGCGGCATCGCGGCGCTGATCGCGGTGCTAGCGATCATGATCATCCTGCTGGCGGTGCTGGCGCTGGTCGTGGTCGGCGCGCTGAAGGGCTCACCGTGGGGCACCTTCTCCATCGGCATGACGATCCCGATCGCCCTGTTCATGGGCTTCTACCTGCGCTATCTGCGTCCAGGCAAGATCGTCGAGACCTCGGTGATCGGCGTGGCGCTGCTGCTGCTGAGCATCGTCGCCGGCAGCTGGGTCGCGGACTCGTCGCTGGCCGGGTTGTTCACGCTCTCCGGCAACGAGCTGACCTTCGCGCTGGTCGCCTACGGCTTCATCGCCTCGGTGCTGCCGGTGTGGATGCTGCTGGCGCCGCGCGACTACCTGAGCACCTTCATGAAGGTCGGCGTCATCGTGCTGCTCGCGGTTTCGATCCTGATCGCGATGCCGATGATGAAGACCGAGGCGATCACCGACTTCGCGCTCAACGGTCAGGGCCCGGTGTTCCCCGGCTCGCTGTTCCCGTTCGTGTTCATCACCATCGCCTGCGGTGCGCTGTCCGGCTTCCACGCGCTGGTGTCTTCGGGCACCACGCCGAAGATGCTGGAGAAGGAATCGCAGGTCCGTGTCGTCGGCTACGGCGCGATGCTGACCGAGTCGTTCGTGGCGATCATGGCGCTGGCCGCGGCGTGCATCATCGATCCCGGCCTGTACTTCGCGATGAACATGCCGTCCGCGGCGCTCGGCGACACGCTGCAGTCGGCGTCGCAGGCGGTCGCCGGGATCGGCTTCCAGATCACACCGGACCAGCTGGCGGCGGCCGCCGCGGCCGTGGACGAGCACACGCTGGTCGGCCGCAGCGGCGGCGCACCGACCCTGGCCGTCGGGCTTTCCGAGGTGTTCTCGCAGGTCATCGGCGGGGACGAGATGAAGGCGTTCTGGTACCACTTCGCGGTGATGTTCGAGGCGCTGTTCATCCTGACCACTGTGGACGCCGGTACCCGGGTGGGCCGGTTCATGCTGCAGGACACCGTGGGCAACGTCTGGAAGCGCTTCGGCGACGTCAGCTGGAAGCCGGGCAACTGGATCGCCAGCGCGGTGATCGTCGGCGCCTGGGGCTACTTCCTGTGGGCCGGGGTCAACGACCCGCTGGGCGGCATCAACCAGCTGTTCCCGCTGTTCGGCATCGCCAACCAACTGCTGGCGGCGGTGGCGCTGGCGGTGGCCACGACGATCCTGATCAAGTCCGGCCGCGCGAAGTACGCGTGGGTGACGCTGGTGCCGCTGGTCTGGGACGCGGCGGTGACGCTGGTCGCGAGCTGGCAGAAGATCTTCTCCGCCGACCCGAAAATCGGCTTCTTCGCGCAGCGCGCGGCCTACCAGGCGGCGCTGGACGCCGGGCAGACCAGCAAGGGCTCGGCTCACACCGTCGAGGAGATGCAGAAGGTCGTAGTTAACTCCACCGTGGACGGTGTGCTCAGCATCCTGTTCGCGCTGCTGATCGTGATCGTGCTGGTGGACGCGGTCCGGATCTGGATCAAGGCGCTGCGCACGAGCGCGCCGCTGCCGAGCACCGAGGCGCCGCACGTGGAGTCGAAGATCTGGGCCCCATCCGGGCTGATCCCGACGGTTGAGGAGAAGCAGACCCAGAAGGAGCTGGCGGCGGCCGGGAAGGCCGAGGCCAGCACATGACCGGCACGCCGATCCTGGCCAGGCTGCGCGGGTCCGCCCGCACGGCCTGGCAGATCGTGCGCGGCGTGGTGGGTGAGAACGCCTACGAGCGCTACCTCGACCACCACCGCCGAAACCACTCGGACGAAGAACCGCTGACGGAGCGGGAGTTCTGGCGCCGCCATGTGGACCGCCAAGACGCCACCCCAGGCTCGCGCTGCTGCTGAACCGCAGCGAGGGACACCTGTAACCTGGTTACTCGGTCACAGGTGCCCCTCACTCATTTCGCACGCGCTGATGCCCGGGCCCACACCAAACGGCCAGAGATATGACTACCTCAGCTGAAGGCGCGCTGGACTTCCTCCGCAAATGTCATGCTCATGCGGAGACTGCGGTCGGTGTTACGCGCACGCCTTGATCCGTGGAATCAACCAGGACATCGCCGAAGACGAAGTCGAACGACGAGTCGCAGCGCGTCTCGCGCGGCAGCAGATCCTTCGCCGGGCCGAACCGCCGAAGCTGCACGTTATTCTCGACGAAGGGCTGCTGCATCGGCCGGTCGGCGGGCCACGGGTGATGCGCAATCAACTTCGTTTCCTCGCCGAGGCGGCAGAAGAACCCAACATCACGGTTCAGGTCTTGCCCAGGACGGTCGGCGCAAGCCCGGCATTGGAAGGACCATTCTCCATCCTGACTCTGCCTGATCCGATTCCCGACGTGGGGTACTCAGAAGGTCCGGGTCGCGCGGTCTACATCGAGGATCGAGAACTCGTCCGGACCTACACACTCCGTTTCGCTATCCTCACCGAGCATTCGCTGTCGCAGGTCGACTCGATGAACAAGCTTGCCGAAGCCGCTGAGAGCTACGGGTGACCTGCGGTCGAGGAGGGCGCGAAGATGATCGAGCAGGGTGCGTTACGTCCTGAAAGCTGGCGCAAGAGCAGCTACTCCGGTGGTGGCGGCGTCGGAGGCGGCAACTGCGTCGAGGTCGCCACGCTGGCCGACGGCCGTGTTGCCTTCCGAGACAGCAAGAATCCCGGTTCCGGGTTCCTGCTCTTCACCCGTGCCCAGGCCGAATCCTGGATTAAACGCCTCAAGGACAACGAGTTCAACCAGTTCGGCTGATTGCGCGTCGCGAGTCGGTTGCTCGCAAGCACTCATCGGCGCTGGTCCTCTCGGGCAGGGTCGGCTCGGGGGAACGGCACAGAGTCGCCGAAGATCGTGTCGTCGGTGACCGCGTTGGTGAACAGGGCCGGGCCTTCGAATCGCGCCCCGGTGAAGTCCGCGTCTTCGAGGTCGGCGTTGTCGAATCTCGCTGCGGCGGCGAAGCGGACTTCCGTGAACAGGCTGTCTGCGAGGCTGGCCTGGGAGAACACCGCTGCGCCGTGGAATGTTGCGCCGTGCAGGACTGCGTGGTCCATACTGGCGTTGACGAAGTTGGCGGATTCGTCGAAGACCGCTCCGTCGAATATCGGCGCGCCTTCCAGGTGCACGTTGCTGAACACCGCCGAGCGGACGTGGCAGCCGCTGAAGTTCAAATGCCGCAGGGTCGCGCCGGCCAGGTAGAGGTCGATGTCCGGCCAGAACTTGTCGTTGGTCGGATTACCAGCGGCATCTCTCCATGGGCGCAGGTGGCTGCACAGGATGTGCTGGGCAGCATGCCGCACCCGGCGCTCTTCTGCCTGCATCCGTCGCAGCGCCACTAATTCCATTCCCTCTTCCGGAACCTCGGAATCGACGCCGATCAGCGGCATGCGGAGGTAGGCGCACAGCACCTCCACGATCGTCTGCCGGTGCGCGTGGTGGTCATGGGCCAGGCGCTCCAAGGCGTAGAGGCCGCCGAGTCGGACCGCCGCCTTGTCCGAGCCGAGTTGCTCGATGGCCGCGCTGTAGAGTTCGGTGGTGCGTCGCTCCGTGGCGTCGTGCTTGGTCTCGATGAGCGTCAGTTCGGTCGTCCGCTGCCGTCTGGCTGCGAGGAGGAGAGCAACCGCACCACCGGTGCCCGCGACGATGCTGATCGTCGTGCGGATGACCTCCAGGCGGGCCCGGTCCCGCGGGCTTTCACTGCCTAGCGTGCTCAGCAGGAGCCAACCCGTCACCACGCCGACCACCAGCAGCAAGGCGGCACCGCCCCAGACAGCGCGGAGGGACAAAGCTCGGAGTGGTGTTTCACGGCTGCGCATGCCGCCATCATCGCGTCCGGACCTCGGCGCGCGAGGGCCTACGCGAAATCCGCGTTGGGGCAGGAGCTTTGAGACTGCCGTTGCGGCTGGTCAGGTGCCGCGAGTGGTTTTGGCTGCGCTGCTACGACCTCAGGTCTTCGGTGGCCAGGCGCGCGGCCAGGGCTCCGAAGACCAGGGCTGCCGTTCTGTCCAGCCAGCGTTGGATCGCTCGGCGGCGGAGCAGGATGTTCGACAGCCAGGCCGAGGTCAGGCCCACCGAGGTGTCCACGCAGATGCCCACCACGACGAGCAGACCGCCCAGGGCCAGAAGTTGCACCGGGAGCGGCCACGCCGCTTGCTCGCTGACGAACTGCGGGACGAACGCCAGGTAGAACAGGATCACCTTGGGGTTCGACACGTTCGTCAGCACCGCCAGCGCGTAGATGCGCCGCACTGATCTGGCCGGCGCTACCTGCACCTCCGGCACCGCCGACGTGCGCCACGACTGGACCGCCAGGTACAGCAGGAAGACGACACCGGCGATCCGGACGACCTCCAGCGCCGCGGGCACCGCCTGGAACATCGCCGTCAGCCCGAGCGCCGCGACGATCGTGTGCACCACGATGCCGGACATGCCCACGGCCGCCACGACCCCGCCGCGCGGGCCCGAGGAAATTTCGTTGGCCATGATGAACATCATGTCCGGGCCGGGCACCAGCGAGATCACCGCCGCCGCGCCGATGAACGCCAACACGATTCCGAGATCCATCGCAGCCTCCGATCCGCTCGCTCCGAAGCGACCAGGGCCGAGGAAGTCGAATTCGAGTCAGTTCTCAAGTCCTCTCATCCGAGCTCTCGACCGGCCGCGATGCAGTGTGTGTGGGGGGGGCGAACGGACCGTTCGCTCCGCAGAAAGAGGTGAACAGTCCGTTCGCTCCACCGGACCAACCGCAGCGTCAGCGGTCACCCCGATTTGGGGATATTCCTGAAGGATAGGAGCCTGTTGCAAAATTACGCCCACCACGGACCGTGATCGATCGATCACGGCTGAGATGGCCACTGGCGGACAAACGGCGGCGATCGAGACTGATTTGGTACTTCGGTTCAGCCGTTTTCGCCGAAAACGCAACAGGCTCATAGGTCCTTGAACGGGGCGGGTTCCTTGGGCAGACCGAGGCTCGCCGATGATGTTGCGCCGGGTCTGGTCCGTGCCCCCGCCGATGGAGGTGAAGCAGGCGTTCATCGCGGCGAAGTTGGCATCGTCGCCGTCGGGGTGATCCGCTCCTTCCAGCATCGCCTCCGGCCCGACGACGCCGTCTGCACCCGCCCGGTCTCGTGCAGCAGCCGGGAGTCGCAGCTTCCCCAGCGACGCCAGCGAAGACGAGGTGTCCTGCTTGAGCTCCAGCTGCGCGCGCTGGTAGGGGCCGGTGAGCCCGAAAGTGGTGATGGACACGATCACCAGGGTCGGTTCCCTGCGGCGGATCTCGGTGAAGTCCAGCGTCCGCACCGTGGTCACCCGTATGTCCGAAGTGGACAGAAGTCGCACCAGATCGGTGCGACCGGCCGGATCGTCGAGGTCGAGCGTGACGCCGAGCTTCCCGGCGTTGCAGGTGGCCTCCCGGAGGCTGATGCCGCCGTGCCGGGGCCAGGCCGCCCGGGTGCCGGCGGGCGGGCGCATCTGGCCGACCTCGGTGCCGAAGTGGTCCGCCCGCACATCTCGGCCCGGCCGTCGGTCGTGTCGACCACGCGCCGGGCCCGCAGCGGAGCGGGCGGATCGTCGTCACGGCAGTCGCTCATTCGAAACCTCCGCTGGTTCCGTGCTGAGTCCGACGCGCCTCAAGCTATTTCCGACGTCTCCCGTCCATAATAGCCCGAGCGCGCACACCTGCGAGGACGGTGTCGACGAGCTCGGTCACGTAGGCCGCGGACTCGGCCCAGACCTGGCCCCGCAGGTGGTCCGGGGTGGCGCGGACGTGGTTGGACACCGCGCCGGCGATCAGGTCCGCGATCAGCGCCACCGAAGCGCGGGCCGGTAGTTCGCCGCGCTCGATGCCGCGGCGGACGATCGCACGGGTCGCCCGGATGTGCTCGGGGTACGGGTCGTCGGCCAGCGACTCCGCCAGTTCGGGCGAGAACTGCGCGTCTACGCCGAGCCGTGAGGTCAGTGCGCCCTCGTCGGCGCCGAGGTACTCCAGCCAGCCGCGGGCGAACTCGACCAGGTCCGCGCGCAGCTCGCCGGTGTCGATCTCGGCGATGAACCGGGTGCGCTCCCGCACGGCGGCGACCAGCAGCGCGGCTTTGTTCGGCCAGCGCAGGTAGAGCGAGCCCTTCCCGATCCCGGAGCGCCGGGCGACCTCGTCCAGCGAGAAACCGCTCCAGCCGCGCTCGGCGTACACGGCCCGCGCCGCCGCCAGGGCGCGCGTGTCCACCGCTGGGTCCCGGGGCCGCCCGGCGCGCTGTGCCTTCGCCACCACCCCATCCTGACACCCGGAGATCTCGCTCCGCCCCGTCACGGGGTCCTGGGTCCGTAGTTTCCATTGAAATCGAAGGGGCGGGTTCAATGGAAATTGCGGAGGACCGAGTCCAGGTGGTGCCTGAGGTTCCGCGATGCGAAAGCGTTCCGGTAGCAACATCCGGGAACCGGCAGTGAAGTGGTGCTTGCGGCGAACGGCGCCGCGTTGCGCACCCGGTCGCGATCGTCGGCGGCGGCCCCGCCGGGCTGCCGCTCTCCCACCTGCTGCACCTGCAGAGGATCGACTCCGTCGTGCTGGAACGGCGCAGCCAGGAGCACGTCCAGCACCGCGTGCGCGCCGGGGTGCTGGAACAGGGCACCGTGGACCTGCTCCGGGAGACCGGCGGCGGTGACCGGATACTGCGCAAGGACGAGGTGCACGGCGGCGTGCACCTGCAATTCGACGAGGAGCGCCTGCACATCCCGTTCCTGGAGCTCACCGGCCGGGCGATCACCGGGTACGGCCAGCAGGAAGTGGTGAAGGACCTCGGCGAGCGCCGCCAGCGCGACGGCGGCCAGATGCTGTTCGCGCGTCTGCCGCAATGCCATCCCGACTGACGCGCGCACCACCTACGAGCGCACCGACCGGCGCCAAGGGCCTCAACCTCGCGGTGTCCGATGTGGACAGGGTTACCGCCGTCGCCGACCACTACCGGACCGGCAGCGCCACGGGTCCAGCACTTCTCCTGGTGGACGACGTCGATGCCACACCGCTTCGGTGGCCCGGCCGCGGCCTTCGACCGCCGCTTGCAACGCTCCCAGTTCGACTACCTCCGCACCTCCACCGCGGCAGCCACCACCTTCGCCGAGAACTACGTCGGCTTCCCCCTGCGCTGAACCGGCCGGTGGAAAATGTGTTTCGCGGCGGGAGCACCGGCGGAATAATCGGTGCAATGGAGTTCAGGGACTTCGACGCGCGGGGTTATCGCACCGTTGACGTGCGCACCGGGTACGGCGAGTGGGTCGCCAACTACGAGCAGACCGTCGAGGACGTCATGGACCTCGTGCTGCTGGACCAGCTCCAGGAGCCGTCGTGGGCGGCCGTCACCCGGGCCGCCGACCTCGGCTGCGGGACCGGCCGGACCGGGCAGTGGTTGCGGGGCAAGGGAGTTCCGGCGATCGACGGGGTGGATCTCACCCCCGAGATGCTCGCCGTAGCGCAGCGTCGCGGCGCCCACGACCGGCTGGTGGAGGCCGACGTCGCGGCCACCGGCCT
This genomic interval carries:
- a CDS encoding LLM class F420-dependent oxidoreductase, encoding MKFGISTFITDEGIGAADLGRAVEERGFDSLFVAEHTHIPASRESPYPAGGELPRIYYRTLDPFVALAAVAAVTERLLVATGIALVVERDPITTAKDVASLDLISGGRMIFGVGAGWNREEMRNHGTDPATRGALMDERIRAMREIWTKDAAEFHGEHVDFDPIYSWPKPVQRPHPPIYVGGESERSFARVAEYGGGWLPRGGTENLGELVAKVRDRAGWRVPVAVYAAPRDPAVLESYAAAEVDRTLFYLPTRPRDESSRRLDELAELAESLG
- a CDS encoding carbon starvation CstA family protein codes for the protein MSSKENAIWVLVAVVGAISWGVIALVRGEEISAAWLVFAALASYAIAYRFYARFITYKVLKVDDTRATPAERLNNGTDFQPTDRRVLFGHHFAAIAGAGPLVGPVLAAQMGYLPGTIWIIIGVIFAGAVQDMVVLFLSTRRNGRSLGQMAREEIGPVGGIAALIAVLAIMIILLAVLALVVVGALKGSPWGTFSIGMTIPIALFMGFYLRYLRPGKIVETSVIGVALLLLSIVAGSWVADSSLAGLFTLSGNELTFALVAYGFIASVLPVWMLLAPRDYLSTFMKVGVIVLLAVSILIAMPMMKTEAITDFALNGQGPVFPGSLFPFVFITIACGALSGFHALVSSGTTPKMLEKESQVRVVGYGAMLTESFVAIMALAAACIIDPGLYFAMNMPSAALGDTLQSASQAVAGIGFQITPDQLAAAAAAVDEHTLVGRSGGAPTLAVGLSEVFSQVIGGDEMKAFWYHFAVMFEALFILTTVDAGTRVGRFMLQDTVGNVWKRFGDVSWKPGNWIASAVIVGAWGYFLWAGVNDPLGGINQLFPLFGIANQLLAAVALAVATTILIKSGRAKYAWVTLVPLVWDAAVTLVASWQKIFSADPKIGFFAQRAAYQAALDAGQTSKGSAHTVEEMQKVVVNSTVDGVLSILFALLIVIVLVDAVRIWIKALRTSAPLPSTEAPHVESKIWAPSGLIPTVEEKQTQKELAAAGKAEAST
- a CDS encoding YbdD/YjiX family protein, whose amino-acid sequence is MTGTPILARLRGSARTAWQIVRGVVGENAYERYLDHHRRNHSDEEPLTEREFWRRHVDRQDATPGSRCC
- a CDS encoding DUF5753 domain-containing protein is translated as MIRGINQDIAEDEVERRVAARLARQQILRRAEPPKLHVILDEGLLHRPVGGPRVMRNQLRFLAEAAEEPNITVQVLPRTVGASPALEGPFSILTLPDPIPDVGYSEGPGRAVYIEDRELVRTYTLRFAILTEHSLSQVDSMNKLAEAAESYG
- a CDS encoding DUF397 domain-containing protein produces the protein MIEQGALRPESWRKSSYSGGGGVGGGNCVEVATLADGRVAFRDSKNPGSGFLLFTRAQAESWIKRLKDNEFNQFG
- a CDS encoding pentapeptide repeat-containing protein, which gives rise to MRSRETPLRALSLRAVWGGAALLLVVGVVTGWLLLSTLGSESPRDRARLEVIRTTISIVAGTGGAVALLLAARRQRTTELTLIETKHDATERRTTELYSAAIEQLGSDKAAVRLGGLYALERLAHDHHAHRQTIVEVLCAYLRMPLIGVDSEVPEEGMELVALRRMQAEERRVRHAAQHILCSHLRPWRDAAGNPTNDKFWPDIDLYLAGATLRHLNFSGCHVRSAVFSNVHLEGAPIFDGAVFDESANFVNASMDHAVLHGATFHGAAVFSQASLADSLFTEVRFAAAARFDNADLEDADFTGARFEGPALFTNAVTDDTIFGDSVPFPRADPAREDQRR
- a CDS encoding LysE family translocator; protein product: MDLGIVLAFIGAAAVISLVPGPDMMFIMANEISSGPRGGVVAAVGMSGIVVHTIVAALGLTAMFQAVPAALEVVRIAGVVFLLYLAVQSWRTSAVPEVQVAPARSVRRIYALAVLTNVSNPKVILFYLAFVPQFVSEQAAWPLPVQLLALGGLLVVVGICVDTSVGLTSAWLSNILLRRRAIQRWLDRTAALVFGALAARLATEDLRS
- a CDS encoding CoA transferase; the encoded protein is MRPPAGTRAAWPRHGGISLREATCNAGKLGVTLDLDDPAGRTDLVRLLSTSDIRVTTVRTLDFTEIRRREPTLVIVSITTFGLTGPYQRAQLELKQDTSSSLASLGKLRLPAAARDRAGADGVVGPEAMLEGADHPDGDDANFAAMNACFTSIGGGTDQTRRNIIGEPRSAQGTRPVQGPMSLLRFRRKRLNRSTKSVSIAAVCPPVAISAVIDRSRSVVGVILQQAPILQEYPQIGVTADAAVGPVERTDCSPLSAERTVRSPPPHTLHRGRSRARMRGLEN
- a CDS encoding TetR/AcrR family transcriptional regulator, whose protein sequence is MAKAQRAGRPRDPAVDTRALAAARAVYAERGWSGFSLDEVARRSGIGKGSLYLRWPNKAALLVAAVRERTRFIAEIDTGELRADLVEFARGWLEYLGADEGALTSRLGVDAQFSPELAESLADDPYPEHIRATRAIVRRGIERGELPARASVALIADLIAGAVSNHVRATPDHLRGQVWAESAAYVTELVDTVLAGVRARAIMDGRRRK
- a CDS encoding FAD-dependent monooxygenase produces the protein MQRIDSVVLERRSQEHVQHRVRAGVLEQGTVDLLRETGGGDRILRKDEVHGGVHLQFDEERLHIPFLELTGRAITGYGQQEVVKDLGERRQRDGGQMLFARLPQCHPD